The following are from one region of the Biomphalaria glabrata chromosome 12, xgBioGlab47.1, whole genome shotgun sequence genome:
- the LOC106051531 gene encoding EF-hand calcium-binding domain-containing protein 5-like isoform X4, protein MEDDFDYNDTATAPTVVNDFLMENLCGRKGQQAGGYSPPAPRSASKRWKNLNEQNMMLMLENKHLIKKKNLQKSKEQAREIIRKIPVEVLAKEWLSKEDATVDMRAYLVDHVLPTLILGVEKLLKVVDEKGLSATNRYEPEFNPINYLAQYLMRNNPRFSNFSEASPYVRGLREVSEEIKQELFTFEDNRLARIKAEARRKRAERERVEQQQQEAKLKRMEQLLQHFQQWSVPVTNNKVELAMVQNALISFCEMAALWPKEMREAAKFGKPLDPTDETGNMLSTEEFAQYLTPFVEELSMDIFEAFMIHMNKCAAIYRAAAEKEVRRNMLTNLFLMCDHGRRYNHLLRIIHTKELLLGLLDRQRILELFEKFWDTTLQNKEFMGTLRNPRRFPVIEVEEVDDSMFDAWEDEPDGGLTVVEMQIASAEMARVQQEVHRLATIATVQDKSAVEKWKIKQLSEKSEGNDEEMEGQEKSGETNDELTFVQNGEEMMMNDESEEIIGSNMPITAESPVPEAAQSGETQTLQVETSEEADESNVEAISQAVDGESKEVSDVIPKAADSNDLIEQTINESEEKTISYLVPENSLEEFDKAEDTGKNLGKESLETEAAGSPDEVNDKAKELDQNDNEERESKEKENVEEKKDETLDGSEDKDGEIVESEKELAAQNVEEKEKDELDPTNDQLPKTSEMNRFDSFMQSQQEISKTGGSSISSANNVEHNELLRKLSLPVGEFLKILCTENNINYNKQLADININSCNRVRNIIISTNQRSQSQLSAFDENTLNISQFVLLVETLLGHDPSKDIFERIVKHIKDGYSDTEQEKMDRLVKTRKQVISAKRKFMIDNLFEKWDNDGSGYLEMEEIQEVLFKYKDGQELDVIKRAQNALKKKSKFNDQRLSKQEFRELIELLVKEMSGPENFELLVEFLMNSVERSYAERIRGEARKKWLQQIISEGHVSGKLLDPVYKAVFQALYKDAEMHGGEKRISANIAMLEINRVDLSRGPMLLRYAACTPEDCPYMLGKCLFKNMKGVSFQAVETGKPVHVPRVSNHGNIYFWNYNRPQEEKEGSLVVIPLKDKKKRVFGVMGIDTVQDSNKKSIFITHEIQFFQGVAKAFSIAYHTVEMKRKLLRVADSAISWMNRRCPHITEIIIYLVEPNLLPNRDPVLRKMMVAKKGPGVHVTEVVRLERKDNLFRDYLFQCMENSETVCADAYGERHTALPLRDLEGKAIGVVDISIGEMKQLPSHENKEAQRMLRLLQKAVKEIVKESQGEEKKKILDAENDEASRVAIMFDSLMLAELRENVSKLDIMAFAELKSYYQPPKVILEICRAALAIFDIERAGEGQYEDWPIVKNNIHSNLIHQIKTYDPTKASEFAKTEKIARYLRAIPHGEVGRYGSIPAMLLYNWVFCCLSLIEHTVKMREMEAQNESAPPPEIKPSIMT, encoded by the exons ATGGAGGACGACTTTGACTACAATGACACAGCCACTGCACCCACTGTGGTCAATGATTTTCTCATGGAAAATCTTTGTGGACGTAAGGGTCAACAAGCAGGTGGCTATTCACCTCCTGCACCTCGCAGCGCTTCCAAAAGATGGAAAAATTTAAATGAACAAAACATGATGCTCATGcttgaaaacaaacatttgataaagaaaaaaaatttgcagAAATCTAAAGAGCAAGCTAGAGAAATCATCCGCAAGATTCCAGTTGAGGTTTTGGCCAAAGAGTGGCTGTCTAAAGAGGATGCAACAGTTGACATGCGTGCTTACTTAGTAGACCAT GTCTTGCCAACTCTAATCCTGGGAGTAGAAAAGCTTCTGAAAGTAGTGGATGAGAAAGGTCTGTCTGCAACAAACAGATATGAACCAGAGTTCAACCCCATTAATTATTTGGCTCAATATTTGATGAGGAACAATCCTCGGTTTAGCAACTTTTCAGAAGCATCCCCATATGTCAGAGGATTGCGTGAAGTTTCTGAAGAGATCAAACAAGAGCTCTTCACATTTGAAGATAATag gcTTGCAAGAATCAAAGCTGAAGCCAGAAGAAagagagcagagagagagagagttgaacAGCAGCAACAAGAAGCAAAACTGAAAAGGATGGAGCAGCTTCTTCAACATTTTCAACAGTGGAGTGTTCCAGTTACAAATAATAAAGTTGAGCTTGCAATG GTTCAAAATGCATTAATATCGTTTTGTGAAATGGCAGCACTGTGGCCAAAAGAAATGAGAGAGGCAGCCAAATTTGGGAAACCTTTAGATCCCACTGATGAAACTGGCAACATGTTATCTACTGAGGAATTTGCACAG TATCTAACTCCCTTTGTTGAAGAGCTGTCAATGGATATTTTTGAAGCCTTCATGATCCACATGAACAAATGTGCTGCCATTTACAGAGCTGCGGCAGAGAAAGAAGTTAGAAGAAATATGTTGACTAACCTCTTCTTGATGTGTGACCATGGTAGG AGATACAATCACCTACTTCGCATTATACATACAAAAGAACTGCtg CTTGGCTTATTGGACAGGCAGAGAATACTGGAACTGTTTGAAAAGTTTTGGGATACAACTTTACAAAACAAGGAATTTATGGGAACACTTCGTAACCCAAGGAGGT TTCCAGTCATAGAAGTGGAGGAAGTGGATGACTCCATGTTTGATGCTTGGGAAGATGAACCTGATGGTGGATTGACCGTAGTGGAGATGCAAATAGCCAGTGCAGAGATGGCCAGAGTTCAACAGGAAGTGCACAGGTTGGCCACCATTGCCACTGTACAAGACAAAAGTGCAGTGGAGAAATGGAAAATAAAGCAGCTCTCTGAGAAAAGTGAAGGAA ATGATGAAGAGATGGAAGGGCAGGAAAAATCTGGGGAGACAAATGATGAGTTAACTTTTGTACAAAATGGAGAAGAGATGATGATGAATGATGAATCTGAAGAAATAATAGGTTCTAACATGCCTATCACAGCTGAGTCCCCTGTTCCAGAGGCAGCACAATCTGGGGAAACACAGACATTGCAGGTAGAAACTTCTGAGGAAGCAGATGAATCTAATGTGGAAGCAATATCTCAAGCTGTGGACGGAGAATCAAAAGAAGTGTCTGATGTCATACCTAAAGCTGCTGATAGTAATGATTTAATTGAGCAGACAATAAATGAATCTGAAGAAAAAACTATCAGCTATTTGGTACCTGAAAACAGTTTAGAAGAGTTTGATAAAGCTGAAGACACTGGCAAAAATCTTGGTAAAGAATCTCTTGAAACTGAGGCAGCTGGTAGTCCAGATGAAGTCAACGACAAAGCAAAAGAGCTAGATCAAAATGATaatgaagaaagagaaagtaaagagaaagaaaatgtggaagaaaagaaagacGAGACTCTAGATGGATCAGAAGATAAAGATGGAGAGATTGTGGAAAGTGAGAAAGAGCTAGCAGCCCAAAACGttgaggagaaagagaaagatgaatTAG ACCCAACAAATGACCAATTACCTAAAACTTCTGAAATGAATAGATTTGATTCATTCATGCAGTCTCAACAAGAAATCAGTAAAACAGGAGGTTCCTCCATCAGCAGTGCTAACAATGTAGAACATAATG aGCTGCTTAGAAAACTATCTCTTCCTGTTGGAGAGTTTCTCAAAATATTGTGCacagaaaataatataaattataataaacagCTGGcagatataaatattaatagctGTAATCGAGTCCGCAATATTA TCATTTCCACCAACCAACGCAGCCAGTCACAGCTGTCAGCGTTTGATGAGAACACGCTAAACATATCACAGTTTGTTCTATTGGTTGAGACTTTGTTAGGCCATGATCCAAGTAAAGATATCTTCGAGAGGATAGTGAAACATATCAAAGATGGATACTCAGACACAGAGCAAGAGAAAATGGACAGGCTTGTCAAG ACCCGCAAACAAGTCATCTCAGCCAAGAGGAAATTTATGATAGATAATTTGTTTGAAAAGTGGGACAATGATGGCAGCGGTTATCTGGAAATGGAAGAAATTCAAgaagttttgtttaaatataaagatGGACAAGAACTGGATGTCATTAAACGAG CTCAGAATGCTCTAAAAAAGAAGTCAAAGTTTAATGATCAACGACTCAGCAAGCAAGAGTTCCGTGAATTGATTGAGCTTCTTGTTAAGGAGATGTCTGGCCCTGAAAACTTTGAATTACTGGTTGAATTTTTAATGAACTCCGTGGAG AGGTCATATGCTGAGAGAATACGGGGTGAAGCCAGAAAGAAATGGTTGCAGCAGATCATATCTGAAGGTCATGTCAGTGGAAAATTACTGGACCCTGTGTATAAAGCTGTTTTTCAAGCACTTTATAAG GATGCAGAGATGCATGGTGGGGAGAAGAGAATCAGTGCCAACATCGCCATGCTGGAAATAAACAGAGTGGATCTTTCCCGTGGACCAATGCTTCTTCGTTATGCTGCCTGCACACCAGAAGACTGTCCATATATGTTGgggaaatgtttatttaaaaatatgaaaggtGTCAG TTTCCAGGCTGTGGAAACAGGCAAACCAGTTCATGTGCCCAGAGTTTCAAATCATGGTAACATTTACTTCTGGAACTACAACAGACCTCAAGAG GAAAAAGAAGGCTCACTAGTTGTCATTCCTCTCAAAGATAAGAAGAAGAGAGTGTTTGGAGTCATGGGAATAGATACAGTACAAGATTCAAATAAAAAGTCCATATTTATAACCCATGAGATACAGTTTTTCCAG ggtGTGGCTAAGGCCTTCAGCATTGCCTACCACACTGTTGAGATGAAGCGCAAACTCCTGCGTGTGGCAGACTCAGCCATTTCCTGGATGAACCGAAGGTGCCCTCACATCACGGAGATCATCATTTACCTTGTAGAACCCAACCTGTTACCTAACAGAGATCCAGTGCTGAGGAAGATGATGGTGGCCAAAAAAGGACCTGGGGTCCATGTTACAGAAGTAGTTCGACttgaaagaaaagataatttatTCAG AGATTACTTGTTCCAATGCATGGAGAACTCTGAGACAGTCTGTGCAGACGCCTATGGTGAGAGACACACAGCATTACCCCTCAGGGACTTGGAAGGTAAAGCTATAGGTGTTGTGGACATTAGCATCGGTGAAATGAAACAGTTGCCCTCCCATGAGAACAAAGAAGCTCAGAGAATGCTGCGTCTGCTGCAGAAGGCAGTGAAGGAAATTGTTAAAGAATCACAGGgagaagaaaagaagaagatatTAG ATGCTGAAAATGATGAGGCCAGCAGAGTGGCCATTATGTTTGACAGTTTGATGTTAGCGGAATTAAGAGAGAATGTTTCTAAACTCGACATCATGGCCTTTGCTGAGCTTAAGAGCTACTACCAGCCTCCAAAAGTCATCCTAGAGATATGTCGAGCTGCCCTTGCAATATTTGACATTGAGAGAGCAGGGGAGGGACAGTATGAAGACTGGCCCATTGTCAAAAAT AACATCCACTCCAACTTGATTCACCAAATTAAAACCTATGATCCAACCAAAGCCTCAGAATTTGCAAAAACAGAAAAAATTGCCAGATATCTGAGAG CTATCCCTCATGGAGAAGTTGGCAGGTATGGCTCCATCCCAGCCATGCTGTTATACAACTGGGTCTTCTGCTGCCTGTCATTGATAGAGCACACAGTCAAGATGAGAGAAATGGAAGCCCAGAATGAGTCTGCTCCTCCCCCTGAAATTAAGCCCAGTATTATGACGTAG
- the LOC106051531 gene encoding EF-hand calcium-binding domain-containing protein 5-like isoform X2 translates to MEDDFDYNDTATAPTVVNDFLMENLCGRKGQQAGGYSPPAPRSASKRWKNLNEQNMMLMLENKHLIKKKNLQKSKEQAREIIRKIPVEVLAKEWLSKEDATVDMRAYLVDHVLPTLILGVEKLLKVVDEKGLSATNRYEPEFNPINYLAQYLMRNNPRFSNFSEASPYVRGLREVSEEIKQELFTFEDNRLARIKAEARRKRAERERVEQQQQEAKLKRMEQLLQHFQQWSVPVTNNKVELAMVQNALISFCEMAALWPKEMREAAKFGKPLDPTDETGNMLSTEEFAQYLTPFVEELSMDIFEAFMIHMNKCAAIYRAAAEKEVRRNMLTNLFLMCDHGRLGLLDRQRILELFEKFWDTTLQNKEFMGTLRNPRRFPVIEVEEVDDSMFDAWEDEPDGGLTVVEMQIASAEMARVQQEVHRLATIATVQDKSAVEKWKIKQLSEKSEGMRWKLYKYNVTDFLNIFEYNYFDTLEAPKQNLNLQERIESGNMRHHDLHLMTISRTKEERDTVLGRVKVLDSEEVSVTTLDEVARDKHDSDIDNINDNRGGKEIGQSVNNNSNMADETSCGSEQETGDRIAYAKVQNVGDECNTRSVSTQVVYYSNQSCRDVAQRKPMEDIPMVKHKCKMKDTNNNMAKFREGRTTDSSSDTDTTVTELGLYSNSYTNRKDESNEYLESEFLTSDESLTVNDQNASDATYEESDEEVWFEKLSQLRKTLANVLPVQPHTLGPVRMNQQTLRTESRTRQHSTELASMEHSLPPLHKSYNVDRSTSPFQPLPPISTKKHVRFQSVQSTVDKGSQSMDPTNDQLPKTSEMNRFDSFMQSQQEISKTGGSSISSANNVEHNELLRKLSLPVGEFLKILCTENNINYNKQLADININSCNRVRNIIISTNQRSQSQLSAFDENTLNISQFVLLVETLLGHDPSKDIFERIVKHIKDGYSDTEQEKMDRLVKTRKQVISAKRKFMIDNLFEKWDNDGSGYLEMEEIQEVLFKYKDGQELDVIKRAQNALKKKSKFNDQRLSKQEFRELIELLVKEMSGPENFELLVEFLMNSVERSYAERIRGEARKKWLQQIISEGHVSGKLLDPVYKAVFQALYKDAEMHGGEKRISANIAMLEINRVDLSRGPMLLRYAACTPEDCPYMLGKCLFKNMKGVSFQAVETGKPVHVPRVSNHGNIYFWNYNRPQEEKEGSLVVIPLKDKKKRVFGVMGIDTVQDSNKKSIFITHEIQFFQGVAKAFSIAYHTVEMKRKLLRVADSAISWMNRRCPHITEIIIYLVEPNLLPNRDPVLRKMMVAKKGPGVHVTEVVRLERKDNLFRDYLFQCMENSETVCADAYGERHTALPLRDLEGKAIGVVDISIGEMKQLPSHENKEAQRMLRLLQKAVKEIVKESQGEEKKKILDAENDEASRVAIMFDSLMLAELRENVSKLDIMAFAELKSYYQPPKVILEICRAALAIFDIERAGEGQYEDWPIVKNNIHSNLIHQIKTYDPTKASEFAKTEKIARYLRAIPHGEVGRYGSIPAMLLYNWVFCCLSLIEHTVKMREMEAQNESAPPPEIKPSIMT, encoded by the exons ATGGAGGACGACTTTGACTACAATGACACAGCCACTGCACCCACTGTGGTCAATGATTTTCTCATGGAAAATCTTTGTGGACGTAAGGGTCAACAAGCAGGTGGCTATTCACCTCCTGCACCTCGCAGCGCTTCCAAAAGATGGAAAAATTTAAATGAACAAAACATGATGCTCATGcttgaaaacaaacatttgataaagaaaaaaaatttgcagAAATCTAAAGAGCAAGCTAGAGAAATCATCCGCAAGATTCCAGTTGAGGTTTTGGCCAAAGAGTGGCTGTCTAAAGAGGATGCAACAGTTGACATGCGTGCTTACTTAGTAGACCAT GTCTTGCCAACTCTAATCCTGGGAGTAGAAAAGCTTCTGAAAGTAGTGGATGAGAAAGGTCTGTCTGCAACAAACAGATATGAACCAGAGTTCAACCCCATTAATTATTTGGCTCAATATTTGATGAGGAACAATCCTCGGTTTAGCAACTTTTCAGAAGCATCCCCATATGTCAGAGGATTGCGTGAAGTTTCTGAAGAGATCAAACAAGAGCTCTTCACATTTGAAGATAATag gcTTGCAAGAATCAAAGCTGAAGCCAGAAGAAagagagcagagagagagagagttgaacAGCAGCAACAAGAAGCAAAACTGAAAAGGATGGAGCAGCTTCTTCAACATTTTCAACAGTGGAGTGTTCCAGTTACAAATAATAAAGTTGAGCTTGCAATG GTTCAAAATGCATTAATATCGTTTTGTGAAATGGCAGCACTGTGGCCAAAAGAAATGAGAGAGGCAGCCAAATTTGGGAAACCTTTAGATCCCACTGATGAAACTGGCAACATGTTATCTACTGAGGAATTTGCACAG TATCTAACTCCCTTTGTTGAAGAGCTGTCAATGGATATTTTTGAAGCCTTCATGATCCACATGAACAAATGTGCTGCCATTTACAGAGCTGCGGCAGAGAAAGAAGTTAGAAGAAATATGTTGACTAACCTCTTCTTGATGTGTGACCATGGTAGG CTTGGCTTATTGGACAGGCAGAGAATACTGGAACTGTTTGAAAAGTTTTGGGATACAACTTTACAAAACAAGGAATTTATGGGAACACTTCGTAACCCAAGGAGGT TTCCAGTCATAGAAGTGGAGGAAGTGGATGACTCCATGTTTGATGCTTGGGAAGATGAACCTGATGGTGGATTGACCGTAGTGGAGATGCAAATAGCCAGTGCAGAGATGGCCAGAGTTCAACAGGAAGTGCACAGGTTGGCCACCATTGCCACTGTACAAGACAAAAGTGCAGTGGAGAAATGGAAAATAAAGCAGCTCTCTGAGAAAAGTGAAGGAA TGCGTTGGAAACTGTATAAGTATAATGTTACCgactttttgaatatttttgagTACAATTACTTTGATACTTTGGAAGCTCCAAAGCAAAACCTGAACCTACAGGAAAGGATAGAATCAGGCAACATGCGCCACCATGACCTTCATCTCATGACAATTTCTAGaacaaaagaagagagagacacTGTGCTGGGACGTGTGAAAGTGCTTGATTCCGAGGAAGTGTCAGTCACCACATTAGATGAGGTGGCGAGAGATAAGCATGATTCAGACATTGATAATATCAATGATAACAGGGGAGGTAAAGAGATAGGACAAAGTGTCAACAATAACTCTAATATGGCAGATGAAACAAGCTGCGGAAGTGAACAAGAAACTGGTGATAGGATAGCATACGCTAAAGTACAAAATGTGGGAGATGAATGCAATACTAGGTCTGTATCTACGCAAGTGGTTTACTATAGCAACCAAAGTTGCAGGGATGTAGCTCAAAGAAAGCCAATGGAAGACATTCCAATGGTAAAACATAAGTGTAAAATGAAAGatacaaacaacaacatggCCAAATTTAGGGAGGGCAGAACCACTGACTCTTCTAGTGATACAGATACCACAGTGACAGAGCTAGGACTGTACAGTAACTCCTACACCAATAGAAAGGATGAGTCTAATGAATACCTAGAGAGTGAATTTCTCACTTCTGATGAATCGCTCACTGTGAATGACCAGAATGCTTCTGATGCAACGTATGAAGAATCAGATGAAGAAGTGTGGTTTGAAAAGCTGAGCCAACTGAGAAAAACCTTGGCCAATGTCCTCCCAGTCCAGCCGCACACATTGGGTCCAGTGAGAATGAACCAACAAACCTTGAGAACTGAATCTAGGACTCGACAACATTCTACAGAACTGGCATCAATGGAGCATAGTTTGCCTCCCTTGCACAAAAGCTATAATGTAGATAGGAGTACTTCCCCCTTTCAACCTCTGCCACCTATTTCAACAAAAAAGCATGTCAGATTTCAGTCAGTTCAGTCAACTGTAGACAAGGGCAGTCAATCCATGG ACCCAACAAATGACCAATTACCTAAAACTTCTGAAATGAATAGATTTGATTCATTCATGCAGTCTCAACAAGAAATCAGTAAAACAGGAGGTTCCTCCATCAGCAGTGCTAACAATGTAGAACATAATG aGCTGCTTAGAAAACTATCTCTTCCTGTTGGAGAGTTTCTCAAAATATTGTGCacagaaaataatataaattataataaacagCTGGcagatataaatattaatagctGTAATCGAGTCCGCAATATTA TCATTTCCACCAACCAACGCAGCCAGTCACAGCTGTCAGCGTTTGATGAGAACACGCTAAACATATCACAGTTTGTTCTATTGGTTGAGACTTTGTTAGGCCATGATCCAAGTAAAGATATCTTCGAGAGGATAGTGAAACATATCAAAGATGGATACTCAGACACAGAGCAAGAGAAAATGGACAGGCTTGTCAAG ACCCGCAAACAAGTCATCTCAGCCAAGAGGAAATTTATGATAGATAATTTGTTTGAAAAGTGGGACAATGATGGCAGCGGTTATCTGGAAATGGAAGAAATTCAAgaagttttgtttaaatataaagatGGACAAGAACTGGATGTCATTAAACGAG CTCAGAATGCTCTAAAAAAGAAGTCAAAGTTTAATGATCAACGACTCAGCAAGCAAGAGTTCCGTGAATTGATTGAGCTTCTTGTTAAGGAGATGTCTGGCCCTGAAAACTTTGAATTACTGGTTGAATTTTTAATGAACTCCGTGGAG AGGTCATATGCTGAGAGAATACGGGGTGAAGCCAGAAAGAAATGGTTGCAGCAGATCATATCTGAAGGTCATGTCAGTGGAAAATTACTGGACCCTGTGTATAAAGCTGTTTTTCAAGCACTTTATAAG GATGCAGAGATGCATGGTGGGGAGAAGAGAATCAGTGCCAACATCGCCATGCTGGAAATAAACAGAGTGGATCTTTCCCGTGGACCAATGCTTCTTCGTTATGCTGCCTGCACACCAGAAGACTGTCCATATATGTTGgggaaatgtttatttaaaaatatgaaaggtGTCAG TTTCCAGGCTGTGGAAACAGGCAAACCAGTTCATGTGCCCAGAGTTTCAAATCATGGTAACATTTACTTCTGGAACTACAACAGACCTCAAGAG GAAAAAGAAGGCTCACTAGTTGTCATTCCTCTCAAAGATAAGAAGAAGAGAGTGTTTGGAGTCATGGGAATAGATACAGTACAAGATTCAAATAAAAAGTCCATATTTATAACCCATGAGATACAGTTTTTCCAG ggtGTGGCTAAGGCCTTCAGCATTGCCTACCACACTGTTGAGATGAAGCGCAAACTCCTGCGTGTGGCAGACTCAGCCATTTCCTGGATGAACCGAAGGTGCCCTCACATCACGGAGATCATCATTTACCTTGTAGAACCCAACCTGTTACCTAACAGAGATCCAGTGCTGAGGAAGATGATGGTGGCCAAAAAAGGACCTGGGGTCCATGTTACAGAAGTAGTTCGACttgaaagaaaagataatttatTCAG AGATTACTTGTTCCAATGCATGGAGAACTCTGAGACAGTCTGTGCAGACGCCTATGGTGAGAGACACACAGCATTACCCCTCAGGGACTTGGAAGGTAAAGCTATAGGTGTTGTGGACATTAGCATCGGTGAAATGAAACAGTTGCCCTCCCATGAGAACAAAGAAGCTCAGAGAATGCTGCGTCTGCTGCAGAAGGCAGTGAAGGAAATTGTTAAAGAATCACAGGgagaagaaaagaagaagatatTAG ATGCTGAAAATGATGAGGCCAGCAGAGTGGCCATTATGTTTGACAGTTTGATGTTAGCGGAATTAAGAGAGAATGTTTCTAAACTCGACATCATGGCCTTTGCTGAGCTTAAGAGCTACTACCAGCCTCCAAAAGTCATCCTAGAGATATGTCGAGCTGCCCTTGCAATATTTGACATTGAGAGAGCAGGGGAGGGACAGTATGAAGACTGGCCCATTGTCAAAAAT AACATCCACTCCAACTTGATTCACCAAATTAAAACCTATGATCCAACCAAAGCCTCAGAATTTGCAAAAACAGAAAAAATTGCCAGATATCTGAGAG CTATCCCTCATGGAGAAGTTGGCAGGTATGGCTCCATCCCAGCCATGCTGTTATACAACTGGGTCTTCTGCTGCCTGTCATTGATAGAGCACACAGTCAAGATGAGAGAAATGGAAGCCCAGAATGAGTCTGCTCCTCCCCCTGAAATTAAGCCCAGTATTATGACGTAG